The Thermoplasmata archaeon nucleotide sequence TACCCTTTCATAGCACATGGCCAGGATACTCGCCGCTGTACAGAATTCTCCTGATGCTCCGGTTATGTTCAGGAAGACGTTATCAACGACTTTCAGTCTGTCTTCCATAATGACGAAGATCGTATGCATCATCTTGTCAAAATCATGGATGTCGGACTTTATCATGATCGTATTGTGATCGTCCGAGAGGTAGCTCTTCCTGAGCTCTTCAAGGACGTCTACTAGTTCGTATTTCCCATCTTCGTGAACAAGGCTCTTAATGGGCCCCTCATTCGTGATGATGTACCTCTCTGTGCTCTTAGCACGGGAGTCTATGAACATGATGTTCTTGTAATCGTCCTCGATGCAGCATACCAGCGCACTCGTTGGTTCGTCGCTGTTTGTCTCCTTATTGATCTCTCTCCGCATGTTTACAAGTATGGCTATCAAGATTTTAAGTTTATTGAGTAAATTAAGTGAATTAAGTAAAGCATCGTACTTAGTAATCATCTGCGGATATGACGTCTGAGGAGCGTTTCCTCAGGTGTTTCTAATGAAAAACACGAAAAATAAGGACGTAAAGGGGTACATTCTTACCGAGAATGTCGTAGAGCATATCTGCGATGACCAGTTCGATCAGAGCTGTATCTCCATCGCATACATCGAGGTCGGTCACAAGACCAAGCTCGGTGTGACCACTAAGACCGAAAGCAAGGAAGCCGCCGATTTCGCGGATTCCATCCTGGGATTCGTCACCGACGGGCTCAACGAGGACAACAAGGTCGTAGACCTCTTCGACAGTATCGAGAGCAATCTCGATGTCTGCATCTAGGATCTGTCGGCCGCACACCTGACCTCCCTCATCTGGTGCATCCTGTCCACGATCCACTTCCTGGATATGGACATCAGCGCTGACGATGCGGCGAAGGTCCTGGAGAAGAGGATACTCAAGGCAATCCGCCAGGCACTCATCGAGATCTACGAGGGTGATGTAGATGCGTGAGTACGACATCGGCCGCGACATTGTCACAAGGCCGGACCCTCCCGCAGGGCTCTTGAGGCTGCTCTTCAACTGCTCGGCGGGAGTCTCGTTCATCACATACAGCGCATCATCTGGACTCAGGAAACTGGCCTATGTCGATTCCCTGATCGCCACGGTACTGTGCTATATGTTCCTGCACGAGACCCCTAGGGAGGATGAGTTCGATGTCAGGGAGATAACCTATGGTCTGGAGATCTCGGAGGAGGATGCCGCCAGGGCGCTCATGTTCATGTATATCCACGGCCTCGTCTGCGAGATCCAGTATGAGAACGGCACCATCACGTATCTGCTCACGAACAGGGGGTGTCGTCTGGCATGGGACATCTATACCCTCGAGGACCAGAACAAGTGCGCTTGGAGGGTCGGCATAGCCATCGACGACAAGACACACGAGTTGATCCCTATCCTTCTGTGTCCCCATCCTCCGGTAATTATCGGATAAAACTACTTAAGAAGTTTAAGGGGAGGTCATCCCTCCCCTTTTCAATCGTTTCACACTTCTATGCTGTTCGCCTCCAGCCAGTTCTGCGCCTTGATGGCTTCTGGACAGGCCTCCATGATGTTTGAGATCTCCTCGGTCCTGCTCTCACGGTTCATGTTGAATCCCACGGCAATGTTCGCCAGCTGCTTCAGCAGGCAGTAGTCGAGGGTCGTGTCCGGTGCATCTTTGAGAACCGGATTGAGGATGGCCACCCTCATCAAGCATGAGCTCTCGCCCATCTTCTTCGATCCATCGGCCTTGGACCAGTAGAGTTTCAGATCCTCGATCTCATTGATGAGTCCGTCCTCCACCAGTCTTTCATAGCTCTCCTGGAGCCTGTCATCGCCGTCCATCGGCAATGCGATCATCCTCGATCTCTCGAGGTACGCCTGCTGGTTCGTTGTCCTGAACTCATGCGAGGTCAGCCATTCGATCGTCTCCTCGGGGTATCCTATCTCCTCTCCGCGGATCTTGCTCATGATCGTCTTAACGATCCCCTCGATGACTTCGATGGGCGCTTCTGCCAGATAGTCTGAGACCTGGAAACTTGCCCAATCCAGGGTGCGCTGCCATTTTACCTTCAGATCCCTAAAGGGAGAGAATTCTGCGGATACATTGTCGAATCCGAAATCGTTTCCGACCTTTTGGAAGGTCAAATCAAGTTCTTCTGATGTTACCATCTTCTCAACTCCTTTTTTTTTCTTTTTCTTAGGGGCTACCTGAACCCCGGAACGGAGCTGAGAGCGAGGGGCGTATGCGGACGCGGTGAACTCAAAACTACTTCCCATTTCGTTCATCATTATGGATTCATATTATGAACCGCAGGACACAATATTGCCCCTTGCGATAAGTGCAGGGGTGAGGGTGCCCCGGAAAAGGAGGGGTACGAAGCATTTTCTTCTGTTTTCTACTGGTTCTTCCTTTAGTTTATAAATATGGATGGTATTAACGGTTTATAAAAAAGGGGAGGGAATTGTTTTACTATGGCCTTTACTCATGATAAGATCGTCCATGATTATCAGAGGCTCCTTTCAGGTCAGATATTGCTTCTGGGGATGCTTGAGAACTCTCCTTGTAAACCCACCCGTATCCAGAAGCTAAGCCTCTTCATTGAGAGAATCCTTGAGGTGGATCCGGCGATCGCTCATGGTTCTTACATATATGGTGGTTTCTCGGATGAGCTCTATGAAGCATCCGTTCTGTTGAGTAAAACAGGGGCGATTGTCGAAGGTAAAGATGGGTATGAGCTGTCTGATTACGGTAAGGCTCTTCTGGCAGAGGCCAAGAAGGATCCCGAAAACAAGGATCTTCTTGAGGAGATGCCTTCGGTGGTCGCATTCCTGGACTCATTACCCGATGACGATCTGCTCAGATTATCATATATCCTGTATCCGGATACGACAGATAAGTCCCTCATCAAGAGCGAGATAAACGTGAGTAAGAAATCATATTCTATTATTGATGTGAGGGTTCGGACAGGATTATCCAGAGAGCAATTGAAGGAGATGATCCTCCGTAAAATCAGTGATCTTGATTCTATCATCGATATGTTGGATGACGGGAGATCGGTCGTGGTCTCATCAGAGGGTATGCCGACCACGCTTCTTACAAAGCAAGGCGGAAGGTACATTTTGACCGAGAAATACAGGAAGTTCTTCTGAGGAGGCATTCATGGTCTTCAAATATTCTGTTCGTGACACGCAGATATTCACGGATGTTGATGATGTGGATAGCAAGGCTCTGATGCGTACTTCCACACTATCGGTCCCCAGCAAGACTCAGCGCAATATCGCGAAATCTCTTGATCCCAGGTTCGCGAATGAAGAAATGTTCAGAGCGCTCTCATCTTCCAACAACCTCATCAACGAGACCTATCTAAATCTTACACTCGATAAGATCATCGAGTTCAGCGATGACAATCGTAAGCTGAAATCATACATCAAGTATCATTCACCTTATCTCGGAATGGGCGCTCTCGATGTATTCTTCATCAATCTCAAGGTCGGGCCAACAGAGAAGATAATGACTGAACACATCATCTTTCTCAACGATCTCTTGACCAAGTGGAAGAACGACATCTATGTCATGCCTGTGGTCCAGTTCGAAGGAAGAGATAGATTCGATAACATGGAGCTCTATTCTAATTTCGTCTCTAGGATGATCCATTATAAGAATTCCAACACTTCCGGTAATCTGAACCTGGGAGTAAGCATTCCTCCATTCTACTTCGATGACGATCTGAGCGAACTTAGCAAGCTCTATTCGGACGAGAATGCGGAGCCTACTTTCGTATCGGTCGATTTCAGTCATGCCGGTATGGACAATCCTGATCGTATGGCCGTCGTGGATGCTGTGAACAAGTATTATGAGGCCGAGGGCGTAGAGAATTATTTCCTGTACGGTTTCAACGTTCGTGCATACAAGAGGAAGCAGGCCACCCCCATCTCCGACGAGATGATCGTCGCTCGCAGCGGGCTCAACGCAGTCGGAGCAGCCCACTATCCTGGAGGTGGACCTCCCAAACCGGTGACTCAGCTGTATCAATTGGGTGTTGTATTCGATCGTGAAGACTATCATTTCCACCATCTCGATGAGAAGAAACATCTGGACTCATTCCTTGATTGGTCCTTGGAAAACGGTTACAACTTCGATATTCACAATAATTTGACGGGCGATGCGGAGAATATCAAGAAGATAATGAAAGGATACAATTTCTATAAGGAGAACGAGGAGTTCTTCGACATCAGCTATGCCATACGTAAGAACGACAAGCCACTGCTCAAAGATATTCTCGGTAAGGGATATGAGCCTCCCCCGGCTAAGCGTGTTCTCGATCCATCTCAGCGTACTCTGGATTTCTTTTGAGTCTTACTAAGTTTGACGTACGCTCAGATGGGATATATTTCCACGTTACGGCCTGAGATAATTCTTTAGAAGTCTATAGCTATTATCGATTATGGCCCATGGCAAATCGATTCGTCTTTTCCTCATCGAGGGAGAGTATTCAGGAAGATGGAAGTGCGAACTGTCTAACTGGACAGGTCTCGCGTATAAGATTCCCAGAAGCATGCTCTCTAAGTGTTCCGATCGTACGGATCTTGATTATGCCGGAGTCTACTTCCTCATCGGTAAATCCGATGATCAGGTCAAGGATAAGGTATACATCGGTGAATCAGAGGATGTTTTGTATAGGTTGAACCAGCACGTTCAGGCCGGCGAGAAGGAATGGCAGGATTGGAGCGATTGTGTAGTCTTCATCAGTAAGGACAACCAGCTCAACAAGGCCATGATAAAGTATCTCGAAAGCTCTCTTTACGATCTCGCAGTTACCGCAGACAGGGCCGAAGTCACCAACGGCAATCGCCCCAGGAAATCATCGTTATCAGAACTCGATGCGGCAGAGATGGATGAATACCTCGAGAACCTCAGACTCCTAATGGGTGCTCTCGGATACAGGTTCTTGGAACCTTCTATCTCCAAGACCATGAAAAAAGAAGACAACATCTTCCACCTCAGCAGCAAGAAGACAGGCTATGATGCCAAGGGCATGATCGTCGATGATGGTTTCGTTGTACTGAAGGGATCCATCATTTCTGATGGCATCGCAGACAGTTTCAAGACCAAGGGCTATAACGTTCTCCGTGAACGTCTTATTTCCGAAGGTGTGATCAAGGACAGGGTATTCGTTAAGGATCAACTCTTTTCGAGCTATTCGGCAGCTTCATCTGTAATAGAAGGCCACAATTCCAACGGTTGGCTGGATTGGAAAGACAGCAAGGGGAATACTATCAACGATTTGCTAAATTCTTAAACTGATTGTTTCGGTCTCATAACAATAATAACAACAATTACAAACAAATGTTATTATATGGTATTTCCATATACCATTTTACGATCAAATCTTCACGTTCAGATAGAATGAATACAGGGAGGCCCTCAGGTTGCCGGTTACAATTTTATCGTCTAAAGTACTACCACTTTCAATTCGTACAGGATGTGTTCTATTGAGTATGCCCGACCTATTGGATTATGGTGGTAAGGACGATTTACAGTCCGTTTCCGATCAAGAGGTCAGGATTATAGATATGACTTCTTACCCTGTAAAAGATGTCCTCGATATACTTCTTCAGGATAAGACAACTGGTAAGAATATTATCTGGGCCACCGATGCTTATAAAATATTTGGTTACTCAGATAAAAGTCAGATTTCGCCCAGTATTTTCAAATCCAATAGATATCTTCTTCAACCGAGGATAAACAAATCTGTAGAAGATCAACAGGAGCGTACCAAAAAAAAGGCCGAGGTATTCACTCCAGTTTGGTTGTGCAACAAGATGAACAATTACTGCGATGAGCAGTGGTTCGGCAGGAAGGATGTTTTCAATCATGAAAAGGGTGACAATTTCTGGGAAGTCATCGAAGACAAGATACAGTTTCCTGATGACAGAGATTGGAAGGACTATATTGATTCTAGAAGATTGGAGATAACTTGCGGTGAAGCCCCATACCTGGTTTCCAGATATGATGCTGCCACTGGAGAATTCATATTACCTCCATTGAGGCGCATAGGGATTCTCGATCGTAAGTTGCGTGTTGTCAATGAGAACACATCTGATGAGGAAGATTGGAAAACATGGGCCATTAGGTCTTTTCAGAGCTGCTATGGTTACGAGTGGCAGGGCGACAGTCTCCTTATTGCTAGAGTAAATTGTTTAATGACTTTCTTTGATTATTATAAAGAACGTTGGGCTAAAGATCCAGATACAGATCTGCTCAGACAGATTGCAAATATCATTTCATGGAATCTATGGCAAATGGATGGATTCAATGATGCAATTCCATTGTCTTCTGGAGAGCAATTTCATCATCAGATGACTTTGTTTGATACTTTTGGATCAGATAATACGGTTCAGTATCATCAATCATATTTCTGCAGAGTTTATGACTGGAGATCTAAAAAATCATTTCAATTTAAATCTTTTAAGACGAGGGGTAAAATGGATAAGAAATTGTTTGATTATATAATTGGGAATCCGCCTTATCAGGTTGAAACATCCGAAGAAAAGCAAAATTCAACCAATGGTCAGGCATCAAGAAAGAATGTGTTCCAGATTTTGCAGATTGCTGCGAATAATATGGCTAAGGAATCTATTGTCCTTATTTACCCTGGGGGTAGATGGATTCAGAGATCAGGTAAAGGTATGCAGGAATTCGGATTGAAACAAATTAATGATTCTCGTTTATCGGCGATCTATTATTACCCCAATTCTAAAGAACTATTTTCTGGAGTTTCTATAGACGATGGTGTTTCCATTGTTGTTAAACAACAAAAGAAATTAACCCCTGGTTTTAAGTATGTTTATTGTCAAAATGGTGAAGAAATTGTAATTGATATGGAATGCCCTGGGGAATCTATCATTCCTCTAGATCCTAAAGATGTATCTGTTGCTTCAAAGATTGACGATTTTATTCGGTCTTATTCTTTATCCGTTATGCATGATCGCATTTTACCTCGTTCTTTATTTGGAATTGAAAGTGATTTTGTTCATAACAATTCGTCTTTGATTTCAGAATATATCGATGATGCTTCTGTTGATTTCGATAAACAAATCAAATTATTTACCAACGATAAAGCTGGGCCATCTGGAAGAGCAACATGGTTTGTTGTTGATAAATCTGTGATCAAGGACAATGTTGAATACATAGGGAAATGGAAGGTTGTAGTTTCTAGTGCTCATCCTGCCGGGGCTTATAAGAGAAGCAGACAGTTAGAAATTGTTGATAACCATTCTGCCTTTGGTCGTTCTAGAGTTGCTTTGGCCGCATTCGATACTGAATCTGAAGCTCTAAATTATGTCAAATACATCAAGAGTTATGTTATCAGATATGCGTTTTTATTGACTGATGAAGCATTATCGACGTTAGGAGTTCGTGTTCCTGATATCAAGGATTATACTAACGATAATAAATTGATTGATTTCAGTAAAGATGTAGATACACAACTCACCAACTTGATGTCTATAACTGTTTCCGAATTTGAATACATAAAGAATGTCGTAAGTCAAAAAGGTGGTGACGATTGATGGTTATCCCGCAGATCCGCACATCAAAAAATGTCGTACCAACAATTTATGCTTACACGACTCCGGATTACCATCCTCATGATGGTTGGACTAAGATCGGGGATACCAAGCGTGATGTGGCCATTCGTCTGAGAGAACAATCTCGTACTATCGATGTTGCAATCCATCCAGAATGGGCTCTCGACGCAAAATTTGAAGGCACTCCTCCTAAGACGTTCAGAGATACTCTGTTCCATAGTTATTTGATCAAGAACGGGATTAAGAAGATGCCCGGGAAGAGGAACGAATGGTTCTTTATTTCTCCGGATAAGGCAAAGATGATGCTTTATGATTTTAGATCCAATCGCGGTATCACTGAAGATCTAACATCGATACCCTATTCTCTCAGGGATGAACAAGATAAGGCCGTATCTGTAGCAAAAGATTATTTCTTGCTACATGACAAGGGCGAGTTCTTATGGAATGCCAAACCTAGATTTGGAAAGACCCTTTCAGTCTATGATCTGTGTAAGCGTATGGATGCTCATAAAGTATTGATTGTAACTAATCGTCCAGCAATAGCCAATTCATGGTATGATGATTATCAACTGTTCCTTGGTCTTGATTCCGGTTATAGGTTCGTCAGTGGTTCTAGTTCTTTGCGGGAAAGGCCACTTACATTGAGTCATGAGGAGTTTGAGGAGATTTATTCTAAGGATAGTTCGTTGAAATACATAGAATTCATGAGTTTGCAGGATCTCAAGGGTTCTATCTATTTTGGCGGAAAATTCAATAAGCTAAAGTATGTTTCCACTGAAGATTGGGATCTTCTGGTAATCGATGAGGCTCACGAAGGTGTTGACACCTATAAGACCGATGTAGCTTTTGATCACATTAAACGCAAATGGACTCTTCATTTGTCAGGAACACCGTTCAAAGCTTTAGCTAACGAGAAGTTTGAGGAAGGAGCCATTTATAATTGGACCTATGCTGATGAGCAGAGGGCCAAAGGTTCTTGGAATTACGAGGAGGACGAGGACAATCCGTATGAATCTCTCCCTAAATTGAATATGTATACCTATCAGATGTCCAAGATTGTTGAGGACCAGATCCAACAAGGTATTGTCCTTGATGATGAGGTCGAAGAATATGCTTTCAATCTTAACGATTTCTTTTCGACTAAGAAGAATGGGGAATTCGTGTATAATGAATCAGTAGAGAAATTCTTACAGGCTTTGGTCACTCAGGAGAAGTTTCCCTTCTCTACTCCAGAACTTCGTAGCGAACTCAAACATACACTTTGGATACTCAATCGTATTGATAGTGCTAAAGCGCTTTATAAAAAGCTCAGGACTCATCCGATATTTGGCCAGTATGAGATCATCCCAGCATTTGGAGATGGAAAGGTTGATGATGAAGGCGAGAATACCAAGGCCTTTGATAAGGTCACCAAGGCTATTCATGATCATGAGAAGACCATTACTTTGTCTGTTGGTCAATTGACCACAGGTGTTACCATTCCAGAATGGACTGCTGTCCTCATGTTATCAAATATCAAAAGTCCTGCCCTCTACATGCAGGCAGCTTTCAGAGCTCAAAATCCTTGTATCTTTACCAACGAGGATGGTAGTTTCTCCAAGAAGATCAATGCCTATGTTTTCGATTTCGATCCTGCAAGAACTCTTGATATTTTCGAAAAATTCGCCAATGATCTTTCCTCGGATACCTCTGCAGGTAAAGGTGACATGGATTCTAGGAAGAATCATGTTAGAGAGCTCTTGAATTTCTTCCCTGTTATCGGTGAGGATGAAAATGGAAAGATGATTGAACTCGATGCAGAAAGCGTGCTTTCGATCCCCAGGAAGATCCGTTCGATAGAAGTGGTCCATCGCGGATTTATGTCCGATTTCCTTTTCCAAAATATCAGCAATATATTCCATGCACCTCCTCAGGTATGGGATCTTATTAATTCATTAGAACCTGTGAAGGAACCAGACAGTCTCATAAGATACACTTACGGTGAACTCGATTTGGAGAATGGGGAGATAAAGGTCCCTCAGGAAAAGGTATTGGGTACAGCAGTCGATCTTTTTGGCGATAGCATTTATTCAGTCGATGCAGAAGAGGTCGATGAGATATTTGATAAAATCGAGTCTAAAACTACTCAATCTCAGAAGGATGAGCAGATCAGGCTGATGAGAGAAAAGTTCAATGCTTCCGTCTTAACACCTATGATAGATCAGGCCAAAGATAGATTCGGTCGTGATTTTTCGTCCTCTGCATCTAAAGCGGTTGAACGTAAGATCAATTCGGATGTCGAGATGGAAATGAATAAGGCTGTAAGTGAGCTGCAGATTCTCCATAAGACTATTGACGCCGAGAAGGACGAGGCTCTAAGCAAGACGCTGGATGCAAAAGAAAGGATTGATATTGAGAAGAAATACGAAGAGGAGAGGAAGGCCAAAGTTGCGGAATTCAAGAAGTCTTTGGATTCAACTCTCGATGATCTTGTGAATAATGCTGGTCAAGATATTGTGGAAAGGGTACTAACAGATCAGCAGAATCAGAAGAAGAAATCTGTTGAGGATGCTATCAAGGATCACCTTAGAGGTTTCAGCCGGACGATTCCTGCTTTCCTCATGGCTTATGGCTCTGAAGGTGATGTTACTTTGGAGAATTTCGACAAAATTATTCCTGCCGATGTCTTTAAAGAAGTCACTAGTATCTCCCTTGAGGATTTTAGATTCCTTAGGGATGGCGGCAAATATATCAATGAGGAAACGGGGCAAGAGGAATCGTTCGATGGTCGTCTCTTTGATCCTGTAGTGTTCAATGATTCCGTCAACGTGTTCCTTTCACTTAGGAAAAAGCTCGCCAATTATTTCGACGAATCAGCTACTCAGGATATCTTTGATTTCATCCCTCCTCAGAAGACCAATCAGATCTTCACTCCAAGGAAGGTTGTTACCCAGATGGTCGATATGCTTGAGCAAGAGAATCCAGGTTGCTTCGACGACGATTCCAAGACCTTCGCTGATCTCTATATGAAATCTGGACTTTATCTGGCAGAGATTGTCAAGAGGCTATATCGTAGCG carries:
- a CDS encoding GIY-YIG nuclease family protein, with amino-acid sequence MAHGKSIRLFLIEGEYSGRWKCELSNWTGLAYKIPRSMLSKCSDRTDLDYAGVYFLIGKSDDQVKDKVYIGESEDVLYRLNQHVQAGEKEWQDWSDCVVFISKDNQLNKAMIKYLESSLYDLAVTADRAEVTNGNRPRKSSLSELDAAEMDEYLENLRLLMGALGYRFLEPSISKTMKKEDNIFHLSSKKTGYDAKGMIVDDGFVVLKGSIISDGIADSFKTKGYNVLRERLISEGVIKDRVFVKDQLFSSYSAASSVIEGHNSNGWLDWKDSKGNTINDLLNS
- a CDS encoding restriction endonuclease, whose protein sequence is MVIPQIRTSKNVVPTIYAYTTPDYHPHDGWTKIGDTKRDVAIRLREQSRTIDVAIHPEWALDAKFEGTPPKTFRDTLFHSYLIKNGIKKMPGKRNEWFFISPDKAKMMLYDFRSNRGITEDLTSIPYSLRDEQDKAVSVAKDYFLLHDKGEFLWNAKPRFGKTLSVYDLCKRMDAHKVLIVTNRPAIANSWYDDYQLFLGLDSGYRFVSGSSSLRERPLTLSHEEFEEIYSKDSSLKYIEFMSLQDLKGSIYFGGKFNKLKYVSTEDWDLLVIDEAHEGVDTYKTDVAFDHIKRKWTLHLSGTPFKALANEKFEEGAIYNWTYADEQRAKGSWNYEEDEDNPYESLPKLNMYTYQMSKIVEDQIQQGIVLDDEVEEYAFNLNDFFSTKKNGEFVYNESVEKFLQALVTQEKFPFSTPELRSELKHTLWILNRIDSAKALYKKLRTHPIFGQYEIIPAFGDGKVDDEGENTKAFDKVTKAIHDHEKTITLSVGQLTTGVTIPEWTAVLMLSNIKSPALYMQAAFRAQNPCIFTNEDGSFSKKINAYVFDFDPARTLDIFEKFANDLSSDTSAGKGDMDSRKNHVRELLNFFPVIGEDENGKMIELDAESVLSIPRKIRSIEVVHRGFMSDFLFQNISNIFHAPPQVWDLINSLEPVKEPDSLIRYTYGELDLENGEIKVPQEKVLGTAVDLFGDSIYSVDAEEVDEIFDKIESKTTQSQKDEQIRLMREKFNASVLTPMIDQAKDRFGRDFSSSASKAVERKINSDVEMEMNKAVSELQILHKTIDAEKDEALSKTLDAKERIDIEKKYEEERKAKVAEFKKSLDSTLDDLVNNAGQDIVERVLTDQQNQKKKSVEDAIKDHLRGFSRTIPAFLMAYGSEGDVTLENFDKIIPADVFKEVTSISLEDFRFLRDGGKYINEETGQEESFDGRLFDPVVFNDSVNVFLSLRKKLANYFDESATQDIFDFIPPQKTNQIFTPRKVVTQMVDMLEQENPGCFDDDSKTFADLYMKSGLYLAEIVKRLYRSEKMKVKYPNEQERLDHIFSKQIYGLAPTEIIYRIVLSFLLGFSEDVNISKNNIRLCDSLQYAKDGTLEEKLKEVFNL